The following coding sequences lie in one Mucilaginibacter sp. KACC 22773 genomic window:
- a CDS encoding glycoside hydrolase family 127 protein translates to MRKNICLLLAVCCGFSAFAQKQQDYPIQPVPFTNVKLADHFWNSRIETNRTATIPASFTRCESTGRVKNFQMAAARSGKFCTTYPFDDTDIYKTIEGASYSLAVHPDKQLDHYLDSMITIVGKAQEPDGYLYTARTIDPIHPQAWAGPERWVNEQNMSHELYNAGHMYEAAAAHFMATGKRNFLNIALKNADLLVRTFGPGKRTVAPGHEIVEMGLVRLYRISGKKEYLDLAKFFIDARGHKEYNKKSKNPFENGVYWQDDTPVTNQEEAEGHAVRAMYLYSGMTDVAALTGDKEYIAAIDKIWDNMVSKKIYVQGSIGAVGDGERFGGNYELPNTTAYNETCAAIGNVFWNQRMFLLHGDSKYIDLLEKTLYNGLISGVGLDGKSFFYTNAMQIRDSFTHPDIERERSGWFTCSCCPTNIVRLIPSIPGYMYAQNGKDVYVNLFISGSANLKVGEKALKITQQNNYPWEGGLVFNIDPASAMDMNLRIRIPGWAQNKAIPSDLYSYEKSSAQKIEIKVNGKAVDYQMDHGYAVISKKWKKNDKIELTLPMDVQRVIANEKLADDNGKIALQRGPIMYCAEWKDNAGKPSSFIIPKNVVFTPTYNADLLNGVMTLKADVKSVNVDEANQNVSTVTSTLTAIPYYSWANRGKGEMTVWFPEQVKYVDLLSK, encoded by the coding sequence ATGCGTAAAAACATCTGTTTATTATTAGCTGTATGCTGCGGCTTTTCGGCCTTTGCACAAAAACAGCAGGATTATCCTATTCAGCCGGTTCCGTTTACCAATGTAAAACTGGCCGATCATTTCTGGAATTCGCGGATTGAAACCAACCGCACGGCCACTATTCCGGCATCGTTTACCCGTTGCGAAAGTACCGGCAGGGTAAAAAATTTCCAGATGGCCGCGGCCCGTTCGGGTAAATTTTGTACCACTTACCCCTTTGATGATACCGATATTTATAAAACTATCGAAGGCGCATCATATTCGTTAGCCGTACATCCTGATAAGCAGCTGGATCATTACCTCGATTCGATGATCACCATAGTAGGCAAGGCGCAGGAACCCGATGGCTACCTATACACCGCCCGCACTATCGATCCGATACATCCGCAAGCCTGGGCCGGCCCCGAGCGCTGGGTGAATGAGCAGAATATGAGCCACGAGCTTTACAATGCCGGCCATATGTACGAAGCCGCCGCCGCCCATTTTATGGCTACCGGCAAACGTAATTTCTTAAATATCGCCCTTAAAAACGCCGATTTGCTGGTACGTACTTTTGGCCCCGGTAAACGCACGGTTGCGCCCGGCCATGAAATTGTTGAGATGGGCCTGGTTCGCCTGTACCGTATCAGCGGCAAAAAGGAGTACCTTGACCTGGCCAAATTTTTTATTGATGCCCGCGGCCACAAGGAATACAACAAAAAAAGCAAAAATCCATTCGAAAACGGTGTTTACTGGCAGGATGATACCCCCGTTACCAACCAGGAGGAGGCCGAAGGCCATGCTGTACGGGCAATGTACCTGTATTCGGGCATGACAGATGTTGCAGCCCTCACCGGCGATAAAGAGTATATCGCCGCTATTGACAAGATCTGGGATAACATGGTGAGCAAAAAGATATACGTACAGGGCAGTATAGGCGCCGTGGGCGATGGTGAACGCTTTGGCGGCAATTACGAACTGCCAAACACAACCGCTTACAACGAAACCTGCGCGGCTATAGGCAATGTTTTCTGGAACCAAAGGATGTTTTTATTGCACGGCGATTCAAAATATATCGATCTGTTAGAGAAAACCCTGTATAACGGCTTAATCTCGGGTGTTGGGCTCGATGGTAAATCTTTCTTTTACACCAATGCTATGCAAATCCGCGATAGCTTTACCCATCCGGATATTGAGCGTGAGCGCTCGGGCTGGTTTACCTGCTCCTGCTGCCCAACCAATATCGTACGGTTAATTCCGTCTATCCCCGGTTATATGTATGCCCAAAATGGCAAGGATGTGTATGTAAACCTGTTCATCAGCGGATCGGCAAATTTGAAGGTTGGCGAAAAGGCGCTTAAAATTACCCAGCAGAATAATTACCCCTGGGAGGGCGGTTTGGTATTCAACATCGATCCTGCATCGGCTATGGATATGAACCTCAGGATCCGTATTCCGGGCTGGGCACAGAATAAAGCTATCCCATCCGATTTGTACAGCTACGAGAAATCATCGGCACAAAAAATAGAAATAAAGGTAAACGGTAAAGCCGTTGATTACCAGATGGACCATGGCTATGCGGTGATCAGCAAAAAATGGAAAAAGAACGATAAGATAGAGCTTACCCTGCCTATGGATGTGCAACGTGTAATAGCCAACGAAAAACTGGCCGACGATAATGGCAAAATCGCCCTCCAGCGCGGCCCTATCATGTATTGCGCCGAGTGGAAAGATAATGCCGGCAAGCCAAGCAGTTTTATTATCCCTAAAAATGTTGTTTTTACCCCAACCTATAATGCCGATTTGCTAAACGGCGTAATGACATTAAAGGCCGATGTAAAAAGTGTTAATGTTGATGAAGCTAATCAGAATGTGAGCACTGTTACCAGCACGCTAACCGCTATTCCATATTACTCATGGGCAAACCGCGGCAAAGGCGAGATGACCGTTTGGTTCCCCGAGCAGGTGAAGTATGTGGATTTGTTGAGTAAGTAA
- a CDS encoding ATP-binding response regulator has protein sequence MPTTYTKTLARKILFAFLAFAIIFSVTALIVRTSITKKLANISKLANNMDQGNHHPEHILLLLHQAEDDFQASLLNTNSKNSDDYKTKLISAFNELDTLLKAHADTSSLNIVQSKKIKSWYQKKLALSNQLFGLKHNFDSLLTVYAAFNIEAVKYAQELSGNANKSLKIQTDTVKKITPSAKRSLFKRIKDAINNKDDKTISAIEINHRNNLKEVNASTQKLLTKDQKAYASSLRQLQQQNLKLITMQRELIVLNSHISNELERIINDIKELNYNATSEFRDILFKNYQETTGLLNTFSLIALFLVLVFATLLILFIIQLNRAELLLHKEIEQSVTIAQQKMDLLLHMSHEVRNPLTAIRGFLYIFGKTNLAKKQADMLDSIKHSSDMLLRTLNDTLDAAKMENSEFKISTEPFNPDDALKTVVESMEFGATKKGLTLDYHFKGDKDAILLGDSLRLKQIMVNLLSNAIKFTKEGGIRVIAELVGPENKLIVDVRDTGDGISPEQQSNLFSKYYQTSSSNGKAGTGLGLFICKQLIKLQDGHITVDSKPGAGTTFSFTIQYQKSNNEAVVKPDTLDPALLLNGITILAVDDNELDLMSLKMILARWNVNFLQAGNAKQALEIIAKNDVNVVLTAVPAQETDVAELLTALQKSTTSINKLPVIAISGVPADAENYLKMGFADIIEKSVVDTQLVGKLVKVLKPQAGNLH, from the coding sequence ATGCCAACAACGTATACCAAAACTTTAGCCCGAAAAATTCTTTTTGCGTTCCTTGCCTTCGCCATCATTTTTTCAGTTACAGCGCTTATTGTCCGCACGTCGATTACTAAAAAGTTAGCGAATATTTCTAAACTGGCCAATAATATGGACCAGGGGAATCATCATCCCGAGCATATTTTGTTATTACTGCACCAGGCCGAAGACGATTTCCAGGCGTCTTTACTCAATACTAACAGTAAAAATAGCGACGATTATAAAACAAAGCTAATCTCGGCATTTAACGAACTGGATACTTTGCTTAAAGCACATGCCGATACAAGCAGCCTTAACATCGTACAAAGCAAAAAAATAAAGTCGTGGTACCAAAAAAAGTTAGCCCTATCTAACCAGCTCTTTGGGCTCAAGCACAATTTTGATTCATTGCTTACTGTTTATGCTGCATTTAACATCGAAGCCGTCAAGTATGCGCAGGAACTTTCCGGCAACGCCAATAAATCATTAAAAATTCAAACAGATACTGTTAAAAAAATAACGCCTTCAGCCAAAAGGAGTCTTTTTAAACGAATTAAAGATGCCATTAACAATAAGGACGACAAGACGATATCTGCAATAGAGATTAACCATCGCAACAATTTAAAGGAGGTTAATGCATCTACACAAAAGCTATTAACTAAGGATCAGAAAGCTTACGCCAGCAGCCTGAGGCAATTGCAGCAACAAAACCTAAAGCTGATAACGATGCAGCGCGAACTGATTGTCCTGAATTCGCATATCAGCAATGAGCTGGAGCGCATTATTAATGACATAAAAGAATTAAATTACAACGCGACCAGCGAGTTCAGGGATATATTGTTTAAAAACTACCAGGAAACCACGGGATTGTTGAATACCTTCTCGCTTATAGCTTTATTCCTGGTGCTTGTGTTTGCTACGCTACTCATTCTATTTATCATTCAGCTTAACCGGGCCGAACTGCTGCTACACAAAGAAATTGAACAATCGGTTACCATTGCTCAACAAAAGATGGACCTGCTTTTGCATATGAGCCACGAGGTACGTAACCCGCTTACCGCCATCAGGGGCTTCCTTTACATTTTTGGTAAAACCAACCTGGCTAAAAAACAAGCTGACATGCTCGATTCTATCAAGCACTCATCGGATATGCTGCTGCGCACCCTGAACGACACCCTGGATGCAGCAAAAATGGAAAACAGCGAGTTTAAAATTAGCACGGAACCTTTTAATCCTGATGATGCACTAAAAACAGTTGTTGAAAGCATGGAGTTTGGCGCAACTAAAAAGGGGTTAACATTAGATTACCATTTTAAAGGCGACAAAGACGCTATTTTACTGGGCGATAGCCTTAGGCTGAAACAGATTATGGTTAACCTGCTAAGCAACGCTATTAAATTTACCAAGGAAGGCGGCATCAGGGTAATAGCCGAATTGGTTGGCCCGGAAAATAAGCTGATTGTTGATGTCAGGGACACCGGGGATGGTATTAGTCCGGAGCAGCAGTCCAATTTGTTTTCAAAATACTATCAAACCAGTTCATCAAACGGAAAGGCAGGTACCGGGCTGGGACTATTTATTTGCAAACAACTGATAAAGCTGCAAGACGGGCATATTACCGTAGATAGCAAACCCGGGGCAGGCACTACGTTTAGTTTTACCATTCAGTATCAAAAAAGCAATAACGAGGCTGTTGTTAAACCCGACACGCTTGACCCTGCATTGTTATTGAATGGCATTACCATTTTGGCAGTTGACGACAATGAGCTTGATTTGATGTCGTTAAAAATGATACTGGCCCGTTGGAATGTTAATTTTTTACAGGCAGGTAACGCAAAACAAGCATTAGAGATAATTGCCAAAAATGATGTAAACGTTGTGCTTACAGCCGTGCCTGCCCAAGAAACAGATGTAGCCGAATTGTTGACGGCCTTGCAAAAATCAACCACCTCCATTAATAAGTTACCTGTAATTGCTATAAGTGGCGTACCGGCAGATGCGGAAAACTATTTAAAGATGGGTTTTGCTGATATTATTGAAAAATCTGTTGTAGATACCCAATTGGTGGGTAAACTTGTTAAGGTATTGAAGCCGCAAGCGGGGAACTTGCATTGA
- a CDS encoding L-threonylcarbamoyladenylate synthase translates to MLIKIYPENPNPKAIEQVVEVLRKGGLIIYPTDTIYGLGCDITNHKAIEAICKIRNIKPEKANFSFICYDLSHISDYIKPIDNTTFRVLKKALPGPFTFIFNASHKVPKLLSSNKKTVGIRVPDNDIAREIVRVLGNPILSTSIRDDDDIIEYSTDPELIHEKYEDLVDIVIDGGYGDNVASTVVDCTNGEFEVIREGKGDLEMYL, encoded by the coding sequence ATGCTCATTAAAATATATCCCGAAAACCCGAACCCTAAAGCGATAGAGCAGGTTGTTGAAGTGCTGCGCAAAGGCGGATTGATTATTTATCCTACAGATACCATTTACGGGCTTGGTTGCGATATCACCAACCACAAAGCTATCGAAGCAATTTGCAAAATCAGGAATATTAAACCCGAGAAGGCTAATTTTTCATTTATCTGCTATGATTTAAGCCACATATCTGATTATATTAAACCGATAGATAACACAACATTCCGTGTGCTTAAAAAAGCATTGCCCGGCCCGTTTACCTTTATATTTAACGCCAGCCATAAGGTGCCCAAGCTATTAAGCAGCAACAAAAAGACGGTTGGTATCCGTGTTCCTGACAACGATATTGCCCGAGAAATTGTACGTGTATTAGGTAACCCCATCCTATCAACCTCTATCCGCGACGACGACGATATCATCGAATACTCAACCGACCCGGAACTGATCCACGAAAAATATGAAGACCTGGTTGATATAGTGATTGATGGCGGCTACGGCGATAACGTAGCCTCGACTGTTGTTGACTGTACCAACGGCGAGTTTGAGGTAATTCGTGAGGGTAAAGGAGATCTGGAGATGTATTTGTAG
- the trpA gene encoding tryptophan synthase subunit alpha has protein sequence MNRLNKLFATKKDNLLSIYFTAGYPALNTTVDIAEALEKAGADFLEIGFPYSDPVADGPTIQHSSEQALENGMTLNVLFEELTELRKRVAIPILLMGYFNPIVQYGIERFCKKAVELGVDGVIVPDLPMYEYEAKYANYFTDNNLSNIFLVTPQTSEDRIRKIDELSNSFIYLLSSSSITGGSLQLTNSIEDYYKRIKAMELKNPTIIGFGISDNNTFKQACAYANGAIVGSKFVKLLAEEDYMGKIPGFIKGIRP, from the coding sequence ATGAACCGCCTAAACAAGCTTTTCGCTACCAAAAAGGATAATTTGTTATCTATATACTTTACCGCGGGTTATCCCGCACTAAATACTACCGTTGATATTGCCGAGGCTTTGGAAAAAGCCGGGGCTGATTTCCTGGAAATTGGTTTCCCGTACTCGGATCCTGTGGCCGATGGGCCCACAATTCAGCACAGTTCTGAACAGGCTTTGGAAAATGGTATGACCCTCAACGTGCTGTTTGAAGAACTGACCGAACTACGTAAACGCGTTGCTATCCCAATTTTATTGATGGGCTATTTTAACCCGATAGTACAATACGGTATCGAACGTTTTTGCAAAAAGGCAGTTGAATTAGGTGTAGACGGTGTAATAGTGCCCGATCTACCGATGTATGAGTATGAAGCTAAATACGCCAATTATTTTACAGATAACAACCTGAGCAATATTTTCCTGGTTACTCCGCAAACATCCGAAGACCGTATCCGTAAAATTGATGAACTGAGCAACAGCTTTATTTACCTGCTGTCATCATCTTCCATCACTGGCGGCAGCCTGCAGCTAACCAACAGCATTGAAGATTATTACAAGCGCATTAAAGCCATGGAACTTAAAAACCCAACTATCATTGGTTTCGGTATATCGGACAACAATACTTTTAAACAAGCATGTGCCTACGCAAACGGCGCTATTGTAGGCAGTAAGTTTGTAAAGTTGCTGGCTGAGGAGGATTATATGGGGAAGATACCAGGGTTTATTAAGGGGATAAGGCCGTAA
- a CDS encoding putative Ig domain-containing protein gives MIRKIFTMLFLATGFLTASAQEVSISKGWKFTVGDSAQWASPTYNDQHWQVANLNDNWERQGHPNYDGFGWYRTKVVIPSSLKDKSYLKDSLRLNLGTVDDNDEVYLNGKLVAKYGGYGGTIKDGHYGGRSYTIAANNPAILWDKENVLAVRIFDTGGDGGLVTSGYGSTFNITMADVMDHVAVNTEADFVYGDNNSLSKSVKLHTTNAYQYSGTLAFKVTDPENGTVLYEKTNPANFTSGKPFTYSFSIARLAKRSYTISYTFTDTKSGKSIVQTETTPYILTPYPTAKVKINGADVFGARPGHPFLYLIPATGKRPLLYKVAGLPEGLKVDAATGVISGSVAQKGNYPVTFTVSNSLGAKTKQFAISIGDNIGLTPALGWNSWNAWGLSVNDEKVRISAKAMIDKLSAHGWAYINIDDGWEAENRAADGKIVANSKFPDMKGLTDFVHGLGLRMGIYSSPGPRTCGGFLGSWQHEDQDAQTYADWGIDYLKYDWCSYSDIAPKPDLDGLKKPYQVMQAALGKVNRDIMYSLCQYGWGNVWEWGADVNGNSWRTTGDIQDTWQSMSTIGFNQGQAAPHAQPGHFNDPDMLVVGKVGWGPSLHNTRLTFDEQYTHISLWSLLASPLLIGCDMGHLDAFTLSLLTNDEVLAIDQDALGKGASQYIKKDDYQVWVKELKDGGKAIGLFNTSDKYQTISLDKADPAIAGYTKFRDAWQQKYIVVTGNALTAKVAPHGVLLLRVEK, from the coding sequence ATGATAAGAAAAATTTTTACCATGTTATTCCTTGCGACGGGTTTCCTGACAGCTTCGGCGCAGGAGGTTTCCATTAGCAAAGGCTGGAAATTTACAGTCGGCGATTCGGCCCAGTGGGCGTCGCCAACTTATAACGACCAGCACTGGCAGGTTGCCAACCTTAACGACAACTGGGAACGCCAGGGCCATCCCAATTATGATGGCTTCGGTTGGTACCGTACCAAAGTGGTTATTCCTTCGTCATTAAAAGATAAATCGTATCTGAAAGATAGCCTCCGCTTAAATTTAGGTACTGTTGATGATAATGATGAGGTTTACCTTAACGGTAAACTGGTAGCCAAATATGGCGGTTACGGCGGTACTATAAAAGATGGCCATTATGGCGGCCGCTCATATACCATAGCAGCAAACAATCCCGCTATTTTGTGGGATAAAGAAAACGTGCTGGCAGTACGGATATTTGATACCGGCGGCGATGGCGGTTTGGTAACCAGCGGCTACGGCAGCACATTTAACATCACCATGGCCGATGTAATGGACCATGTGGCTGTAAATACCGAGGCCGATTTTGTTTACGGCGACAACAACAGCCTTAGCAAAAGTGTTAAACTACACACCACAAATGCTTACCAATACAGCGGCACCCTTGCATTTAAAGTAACCGACCCGGAAAACGGTACCGTGCTTTACGAAAAAACAAATCCGGCCAATTTTACCAGTGGCAAGCCGTTTACCTACTCGTTTTCGATAGCGCGCCTGGCAAAAAGATCATATACTATCAGCTACACTTTTACCGATACCAAATCAGGAAAATCGATAGTACAGACAGAAACTACGCCCTATATTTTAACGCCTTACCCAACGGCTAAGGTGAAAATTAATGGTGCCGATGTATTTGGCGCCCGGCCGGGCCACCCATTTCTTTACCTGATACCTGCTACAGGTAAAAGGCCATTATTGTACAAGGTTGCAGGGCTTCCAGAAGGTTTAAAGGTAGATGCCGCAACCGGGGTAATCAGCGGTTCGGTAGCGCAAAAGGGTAACTACCCGGTAACTTTTACGGTAAGCAATAGCCTTGGTGCTAAAACAAAACAATTTGCCATTAGCATTGGCGATAATATTGGCTTAACCCCTGCTTTAGGCTGGAACAGCTGGAACGCCTGGGGCCTGAGTGTTAACGACGAAAAGGTACGCATATCTGCCAAAGCCATGATTGATAAACTGAGCGCGCACGGTTGGGCTTATATTAATATTGATGATGGATGGGAAGCGGAAAACCGCGCTGCTGATGGCAAAATTGTAGCCAATAGCAAATTCCCCGATATGAAAGGTCTTACCGATTTTGTACATGGTTTAGGCTTGCGCATGGGTATTTATTCGTCGCCGGGCCCGCGTACCTGCGGTGGGTTTTTAGGCAGCTGGCAGCATGAAGACCAGGATGCCCAAACCTACGCCGACTGGGGTATCGACTATTTAAAATACGATTGGTGCTCATACTCGGATATTGCACCCAAACCCGACCTTGATGGACTGAAAAAGCCTTACCAGGTAATGCAGGCCGCATTAGGTAAAGTAAACCGCGATATCATGTATAGCCTTTGCCAGTACGGCTGGGGCAATGTATGGGAGTGGGGTGCCGATGTAAACGGCAATAGCTGGCGCACAACAGGCGATATCCAGGATACCTGGCAAAGTATGTCAACCATCGGCTTTAACCAGGGACAGGCAGCGCCACATGCCCAGCCCGGCCATTTTAACGATCCGGATATGCTGGTTGTTGGCAAAGTAGGATGGGGCCCAAGCCTGCATAACACCAGGCTTACGTTTGATGAGCAGTATACACATATCAGCTTGTGGAGCCTGTTGGCATCGCCTCTGTTAATTGGTTGCGATATGGGGCACCTGGATGCCTTTACGTTAAGCCTGCTTACCAACGATGAAGTACTGGCAATTGACCAGGACGCATTAGGTAAAGGCGCAAGCCAATATATCAAAAAAGATGATTACCAGGTTTGGGTAAAAGAGTTGAAAGATGGCGGCAAGGCAATCGGCCTGTTCAATACATCCGATAAATACCAGACCATAAGCCTTGATAAAGCCGATCCTGCTATAGCAGGTTATACCAAATTCAGGGATGCCTGGCAGCAAAAGTATATTGTGGTTACCGGCAATGCCTTAACCGCTAAAGTTGCACCACATGGTGTGTTGTTGTTGAGGGTAGAAAAATAG
- the trpB gene encoding tryptophan synthase subunit beta → MKYGVNEQGYYGDFGGAYIPEMLYPNVEELRLQYINIINDPGFKAEFDDLLKNYVGRPSPLYHAKRYSEKYGANIFFKREDLNHTGSHKINNAIGQILLAKRLGKKRIIAETGAGQHGVATATVCALMGIECVVYMGAVDMERQAPNVSRMKMLGATVRPATSGSKTLKDATNEALRDWIGNPVDTHYIIGSVVGPYPFPDMVARFQSVISEETKKQLLEQTGNELPQYVMACVGGGSNAMGMFYHFLDDEDVKLVAVEAAGKGVNSGHSAATTFLGQEGVLHGSRTILMQTEDGQVVEPYSISAGLDYPGIGPQHAHLYKINRAQYTSITDDEALQAGLLCSQMEGIIPAIETAHALAQLEKMTFETDDNVVICISGRGDKDLDTYIKYFGY, encoded by the coding sequence ATGAAATACGGAGTTAACGAGCAAGGTTATTATGGCGATTTTGGCGGCGCCTATATCCCTGAAATGCTTTATCCAAATGTTGAGGAGTTAAGGCTTCAATATATCAACATTATTAATGATCCAGGTTTTAAAGCCGAATTTGACGACCTGCTGAAAAACTATGTAGGCAGGCCTTCGCCGCTATATCACGCTAAAAGATATTCGGAAAAGTATGGGGCCAACATATTTTTTAAACGCGAGGACCTGAACCACACCGGATCGCACAAGATCAACAATGCTATCGGGCAAATTCTGCTGGCTAAGCGCTTAGGGAAAAAACGTATTATTGCCGAAACCGGCGCCGGGCAGCATGGTGTTGCCACAGCTACTGTTTGTGCCCTGATGGGTATTGAATGCGTGGTTTACATGGGCGCAGTTGATATGGAACGCCAGGCTCCCAATGTATCGCGTATGAAGATGCTGGGTGCTACGGTAAGGCCGGCTACATCGGGCAGTAAAACCCTGAAGGATGCCACCAACGAGGCCCTGCGCGATTGGATAGGCAACCCCGTTGATACCCATTACATCATCGGATCGGTGGTTGGGCCGTATCCTTTTCCGGATATGGTGGCCCGTTTTCAATCCGTGATATCAGAAGAGACTAAAAAACAGTTATTGGAGCAAACAGGCAACGAGTTACCTCAATACGTAATGGCTTGTGTAGGTGGCGGCAGTAATGCCATGGGCATGTTTTACCATTTTTTGGACGACGAAGACGTGAAGCTGGTTGCAGTTGAAGCAGCAGGCAAAGGTGTTAACAGCGGCCACTCTGCAGCTACCACATTTTTGGGCCAGGAAGGCGTTCTGCATGGCAGCCGTACCATACTGATGCAAACAGAGGATGGCCAGGTGGTGGAGCCATACTCCATATCGGCCGGGCTGGATTACCCCGGCATTGGTCCGCAGCATGCACACCTGTACAAAATAAACCGCGCCCAATACACCAGTATTACCGATGACGAGGCGTTACAGGCAGGCTTATTATGTTCCCAAATGGAAGGCATCATTCCGGCTATTGAAACAGCCCACGCACTGGCACAACTTGAGAAAATGACATTCGAAACCGATGATAACGTTGTTATCTGTATATCCGGCCGGGGAGATAAGGATTTGGATACTTATATTAAATATTTCGGGTATTAA
- a CDS encoding IS1182 family transposase has protein sequence MQGKKIHQESLFIQFQLSDYVPADNFYRRLKSLLDLDFLYPTTLKYYGKEGQKSIDPVVFMKLMLVGYLENINSDRRIVISSGMRMDILYFLGYDLGQELPWHSTLSRTRKLFGEETFLELFKQVLKLCINNGMISGKRQAVDSALIPANAAKQSMVERIVMEDASVFSRELNDNIEDDPAKPKEPKSDNDEGPKNKDVAPTNQTHFSPSDPDARLTTKPGKPMRLYYRSQMSVDTASHCITYIQAFKGNEADNSSLPVILPQIAGNMADHGIQVEEILADTGYSSGKAIRALTANGMKGYIPAPGTYKSSREGEGFIYDDNYDRYTCIMGVHLPFKRIESAYNEPTVFKKIYESSISDCKNCPFKDICANKKGFKKLVDSADKPLYEYMQRRVESPRGKQMMSLRSSTVEPVFGSLINYTSLDRINTKGLKQANKCMLMAAAAYNIKKLLKCKFGPLIAAPIPAIGGLKGLFNQLFMQFIGYKQQHAVNFLTSF, from the coding sequence ATGCAAGGAAAGAAAATACACCAAGAAAGCTTGTTCATACAGTTTCAGCTTTCCGACTACGTACCAGCTGATAATTTTTACCGTCGGTTAAAAAGTTTGCTTGATTTAGACTTCTTGTATCCGACAACTTTGAAGTATTATGGCAAGGAAGGTCAAAAAAGCATCGACCCGGTTGTATTTATGAAATTGATGCTCGTTGGTTATCTCGAAAATATTAATAGCGACCGCCGGATTGTTATTTCATCGGGAATGCGGATGGACATTCTTTATTTTCTCGGTTATGACCTTGGCCAGGAATTACCGTGGCATTCTACGTTAAGCCGCACCCGCAAGCTTTTTGGAGAGGAAACATTCCTTGAATTGTTTAAGCAAGTACTGAAGCTTTGCATTAATAACGGGATGATTAGCGGCAAACGGCAAGCTGTGGACAGTGCTTTAATACCTGCCAATGCGGCTAAACAAAGTATGGTTGAGCGGATAGTGATGGAAGATGCATCTGTGTTCAGCCGGGAATTGAATGATAATATCGAGGATGATCCTGCAAAGCCGAAGGAGCCAAAAAGCGACAATGATGAAGGGCCGAAGAATAAAGACGTTGCGCCGACCAATCAAACACACTTCAGCCCTTCAGACCCGGATGCCCGTTTAACCACCAAGCCAGGTAAACCGATGAGATTGTATTACCGGTCGCAAATGAGTGTGGATACAGCCAGTCATTGCATAACCTATATACAGGCATTTAAGGGAAACGAGGCTGACAACAGTTCTTTGCCGGTAATACTACCGCAGATTGCCGGTAACATGGCTGACCATGGCATTCAGGTTGAAGAAATTCTGGCAGATACAGGCTACAGTAGCGGTAAAGCTATACGGGCATTAACTGCCAATGGTATGAAAGGATATATTCCTGCTCCCGGAACTTATAAGTCTTCAAGGGAAGGCGAAGGGTTCATATACGATGATAACTATGACCGGTATACTTGTATAATGGGTGTCCATCTGCCCTTCAAACGCATCGAATCTGCTTATAATGAACCGACTGTTTTCAAGAAGATTTATGAGTCCAGCATTAGTGATTGCAAAAACTGTCCATTTAAGGACATTTGCGCCAATAAAAAAGGCTTCAAGAAGCTGGTTGACTCTGCGGACAAACCGCTTTATGAATATATGCAACGGCGGGTAGAGAGCCCCAGAGGTAAACAGATGATGTCGCTGCGCTCCAGTACAGTCGAACCGGTATTCGGCTCCTTAATTAATTACACGAGCTTAGACCGAATAAACACTAAAGGACTTAAACAAGCAAATAAATGTATGCTTATGGCTGCCGCCGCTTATAATATCAAAAAACTGCTCAAATGTAAGTTCGGGCCACTGATAGCAGCGCCAATCCCGGCCATAGGTGGCCTGAAAGGTCTGTTTAATCAGTTGTTCATGCAATTTATAGGATACAAACAGCAACATGCTGTGAACTTCCTAACTTCGTTTTAA